From Micromonospora nigra, one genomic window encodes:
- a CDS encoding ATP-binding protein → MSIDVGTGEDVPQFGLLVRQHRLRIGLTQRELADFSTVSVRAIRDLEQGRARRPRQDTVRLIADGLRLGLRARADLETAANQGRTSWAVKAAYEADPPAPPFALDVLVGRETETSTLTGELASGAERLVTVTGVDGVGRTRLALEVATRLHTAERTPVLWCAADAAPAGGDRLAALVRACVHQLLNAGDATDDIAAFVDTVADRPPLLVVDGVTGPVVRADRVAALLRDCPGLRILVTAAQPLHLPGERTFLLTPLAVPEDDDPLTIGQSPAVRVFVERARRVRPDFTPAPADSGLVADICRRVDGLPLALQAAASWLVVYDVPTLHQCLHADPANLLHHLAGADGDIRLRDALDHRLAALPTADRDLLADLCRRGDRFGLADVTALTGSSLPDSGRAVRDLVLRGLVQPSYEAGQSRFRILHLVRATQLESAARPAAGVPAHVGA, encoded by the coding sequence ATGAGCATCGACGTGGGCACTGGCGAGGACGTTCCGCAGTTCGGGCTGCTGGTCCGTCAGCACCGTTTGCGCATCGGGCTGACCCAGCGGGAACTGGCGGACTTCTCCACGGTCAGCGTCCGGGCCATCCGCGACCTGGAACAGGGTCGGGCACGGCGGCCCCGGCAGGACACCGTACGGCTGATCGCCGACGGACTGCGGCTGGGCCTGCGGGCCCGCGCGGACCTGGAGACCGCCGCCAACCAGGGCCGCACCAGTTGGGCGGTCAAGGCCGCCTACGAGGCCGATCCTCCCGCCCCACCGTTCGCCCTGGACGTGCTGGTAGGCCGGGAGACCGAAACCTCGACCCTGACCGGCGAGCTGGCCTCCGGTGCCGAACGGTTGGTCACCGTGACCGGGGTGGACGGGGTCGGGCGCACCCGCCTCGCCCTGGAGGTGGCGACCCGGTTGCACACCGCCGAACGCACCCCGGTGCTCTGGTGCGCGGCCGACGCCGCCCCCGCCGGCGGAGACCGCCTCGCCGCCCTGGTGCGGGCCTGCGTCCACCAGCTGCTCAATGCCGGCGACGCCACCGACGACATCGCCGCGTTCGTCGACACCGTCGCAGACCGGCCACCCCTGCTGGTCGTCGACGGCGTGACCGGTCCCGTCGTCCGCGCCGACCGGGTCGCCGCGCTGCTGCGCGACTGCCCCGGTCTGCGCATCCTCGTCACCGCGGCCCAACCCCTGCACCTGCCCGGGGAACGGACGTTCCTGCTCACCCCGCTGGCCGTGCCCGAGGACGACGACCCGCTCACCATCGGGCAGAGCCCCGCCGTGCGGGTGTTCGTGGAACGGGCCCGCCGGGTCCGCCCCGACTTCACCCCCGCCCCCGCCGACAGCGGGCTCGTCGCCGACATCTGCCGCCGCGTCGACGGGCTGCCGCTGGCGTTGCAGGCCGCCGCGTCCTGGCTGGTCGTCTACGACGTGCCGACCCTGCACCAGTGCCTGCACGCGGACCCGGCGAACCTGCTGCACCACCTCGCGGGAGCCGACGGCGACATCCGGCTGCGGGACGCCCTCGACCACCGGCTGGCCGCCCTGCCCACCGCCGACCGGGACCTGCTCGCCGACCTGTGCCGCCGCGGCGACCGCTTCGGCCTGGCGGACGTCACCGCGCTGACCGGGAGCAGCCTGCCCGACAGCGGCCGGGCCGTCCGTGACCTGGTGCTGCGCGGCCTGGTGCAGCCCAGCTACGAGGCCGGGCAGTCCCGGTTCCGGATCCTGCACCTGGTCCGGGCCACCCAGCTCGAATCCGCGGCCCGCCCCGCAGCCGGCGTCCCGGCCCACGTCGGGGCCTGA
- a CDS encoding acyl carrier protein gives MLNTLERVNEIVLEQVPDLEMELIGPTHLLNEDLGIDSLTFVDILVKVEKIFDIEFTDDELTTVQSVQDILDLIQRKQ, from the coding sequence GTGCTCAACACCCTGGAGAGAGTCAACGAGATCGTCCTGGAGCAGGTGCCGGACCTGGAGATGGAGCTGATCGGCCCCACCCACCTGCTCAACGAGGACCTGGGCATCGACTCCCTGACCTTCGTCGACATCCTCGTCAAGGTCGAGAAGATCTTCGACATCGAGTTCACCGACGACGAGCTGACCACCGTGCAGAGCGTCCAGGACATCCTGGACCTCATCCAGCGGAAGCAGTGA
- a CDS encoding AfsR/SARP family transcriptional regulator, with the protein MPDSTVASPVLPTGVVFRILGPLQVDGPDGPVRVPPGRQEIILACLLTEAGRVVGTDRLLDLIWPDEPPDTARTQIQICISRLRKSFTEAGVAATVVSRAPGYLLQTGEDAVDLHLFHRQVAASRVLVKEGRAAEAAETLRGAVALWRGPCLDGIPSDVLRIRGQRLDEDRLTAVETYLELELSLGRSHDLVGEVRRLVDEYPLRERLRGQLMLALHRSGRQAEALEVYRAGRRLLADELGLTPGEELRQLENAILAGDPALLSVAPAAHPAHPAERAAPPSAAPLPAYGDEKPHQLPADTADFVADEQVLRTARAALLGGDDQRALGLVVIVGKPGIGKSAMATHIAHRLGERFPDGQLYGDLRGAGPEPVSARDMLGRFLRALGIPGPVIPDDTDERAEMYRTLLAARRMLVVLDDAASERQIAPLLPGSSSCAVVVTSRSRLAALPGAQRVELDVFDEAQSLDLLARVAGVERVAREPEAAAALVRTVGGLPLALRIVAARLAARPHWTLASMVHRLANERHRLDELAHGEMTIRASLSLTHDGLNRADRRLLRLFSLAEGPAVPGWVAGALLDDHRPFPSDLVEPLVDVQMLDAVAVERTGEFRYRFHEVIRLFAREQLTLHDSPAVQLAATERMLGGWLAVAEQAHARIYGGDYTVLRGSGRRWQPPAGYVDALLTDPVEWLDMEHANLCLAVEQAAQAGLDELCWDLTTTLVTLFEARGYFDLWERTHQRALEATRAAGNRRGVAAVLASLGTMHLSRQHPEEARRALAESLEIFDELGEVHGLALCRRDLALLDRQAGEDDRALLRYEQAARDFDRVGDVVGRATVLTQSAHIWMRRGHSAVARAQLEEALDVFRSVGYAHGEAHALRRAGQVQLQMGEHAEAERTLTGVLEMVRHGRDIIGEGHLLRNLGEVHAAMGRYAQARDAFERALTVREQIMDHGGAALVRLDLARLLARAGDPVPARQLLDQATQTFRARGMRHETREAEGLAEELAVLGSAAS; encoded by the coding sequence ATGCCCGACTCGACCGTCGCCAGTCCAGTACTCCCCACCGGAGTCGTCTTCCGGATCCTGGGCCCCCTACAGGTCGACGGGCCGGACGGGCCGGTACGCGTGCCTCCCGGGCGCCAGGAGATCATCCTGGCCTGCCTGCTCACCGAGGCCGGCCGGGTCGTGGGCACGGATCGGCTGCTCGACCTCATCTGGCCGGACGAACCCCCGGACACCGCCCGCACCCAGATCCAGATCTGCATCTCCCGGCTGCGCAAGAGCTTCACCGAGGCCGGCGTCGCCGCCACGGTGGTGTCCCGCGCGCCCGGGTACCTGCTGCAAACCGGTGAGGACGCGGTCGACCTGCACCTGTTCCACCGTCAGGTGGCCGCGTCCCGGGTGCTGGTGAAGGAGGGCCGCGCCGCCGAGGCCGCCGAGACCCTGCGCGGTGCCGTCGCCCTGTGGCGGGGCCCGTGCCTGGACGGCATCCCCAGCGACGTGCTGCGGATCCGGGGGCAACGCCTCGACGAGGACCGGTTGACCGCGGTCGAGACGTACCTGGAACTGGAGCTGAGCCTGGGACGCAGCCACGACCTGGTCGGGGAGGTCCGCCGGCTGGTCGACGAGTATCCACTGCGGGAGCGGCTGCGCGGCCAGCTCATGCTCGCCCTGCACCGTTCGGGGCGGCAGGCCGAGGCGCTGGAGGTGTACCGCGCCGGCCGCCGGCTGCTCGCCGACGAGCTGGGCCTGACGCCGGGGGAGGAACTGCGGCAACTGGAGAACGCCATCCTCGCCGGGGACCCGGCCCTGCTGAGCGTCGCACCGGCCGCCCACCCCGCCCACCCCGCCGAACGTGCCGCCCCACCGTCGGCGGCGCCCCTGCCGGCGTACGGGGACGAGAAGCCCCACCAGCTGCCGGCCGACACCGCCGACTTCGTCGCCGACGAGCAGGTGCTGCGTACGGCGCGGGCCGCGCTGCTGGGCGGCGACGACCAGCGGGCGCTCGGCCTGGTGGTCATCGTCGGCAAGCCCGGGATCGGCAAGAGCGCGATGGCCACCCACATCGCCCACCGCCTCGGCGAGCGGTTCCCCGACGGGCAGCTCTACGGGGACCTGCGGGGAGCCGGGCCCGAACCGGTCAGCGCCAGGGACATGCTCGGCCGGTTCCTGCGGGCCCTGGGCATCCCCGGTCCGGTGATCCCCGACGACACCGACGAACGCGCCGAGATGTACCGGACGCTGCTGGCCGCCCGGCGGATGCTGGTGGTCCTCGACGACGCGGCCAGCGAACGGCAGATCGCCCCGCTGCTGCCCGGCAGCAGCAGCTGCGCCGTGGTGGTGACCAGCCGGTCCCGGTTGGCCGCCCTGCCCGGAGCGCAGCGCGTCGAGCTGGACGTGTTCGACGAGGCCCAGTCGCTGGACCTGCTGGCCCGGGTGGCCGGCGTCGAACGGGTGGCCCGGGAGCCGGAGGCCGCCGCCGCCCTGGTCCGGACGGTCGGCGGGTTGCCGCTGGCGCTGCGGATCGTGGCCGCCCGGCTGGCCGCCCGTCCGCACTGGACGCTGGCGTCCATGGTGCACCGGCTGGCCAACGAACGGCACCGGCTCGACGAGTTGGCGCACGGCGAGATGACCATCCGGGCCAGCCTGTCGCTGACCCACGACGGCCTCAACCGCGCCGACCGTCGCCTGCTGCGCCTGTTCAGCCTCGCCGAGGGGCCGGCGGTGCCCGGCTGGGTCGCGGGCGCGCTGCTCGACGACCACCGGCCCTTCCCGTCCGACCTGGTGGAGCCGCTGGTCGACGTGCAGATGCTCGACGCGGTCGCGGTGGAGCGCACCGGCGAGTTCCGGTACCGCTTCCACGAGGTGATCCGGCTGTTCGCCCGGGAACAGCTGACCCTGCACGACAGTCCCGCCGTGCAGCTCGCCGCGACCGAACGGATGCTCGGCGGCTGGCTGGCGGTCGCCGAGCAGGCCCACGCGCGGATCTACGGGGGTGACTACACGGTGCTGCGCGGCTCGGGCCGCCGCTGGCAGCCGCCCGCCGGGTACGTCGACGCTCTGCTGACCGATCCGGTCGAGTGGTTGGACATGGAGCACGCCAACCTGTGCCTGGCCGTCGAGCAGGCCGCCCAGGCGGGGCTCGACGAGCTGTGCTGGGACCTGACCACCACCCTGGTGACGCTGTTCGAGGCGCGCGGCTACTTCGACCTGTGGGAACGCACCCACCAGCGGGCACTGGAGGCCACCCGCGCAGCCGGCAACCGGCGCGGTGTCGCCGCCGTGCTCGCGTCCCTGGGCACCATGCATCTGAGCCGGCAGCACCCGGAGGAGGCGCGCCGGGCGCTGGCCGAGTCGCTGGAGATCTTCGACGAGCTGGGGGAGGTGCACGGGCTCGCCCTGTGCCGCCGCGACCTGGCCCTGCTCGACCGGCAGGCCGGCGAGGACGACCGGGCGCTGCTGCGCTACGAGCAGGCCGCCCGCGACTTCGACCGGGTCGGCGACGTGGTGGGCCGGGCGACGGTGCTCACCCAGAGCGCGCACATCTGGATGCGGCGGGGGCACAGCGCCGTCGCCCGGGCCCAGCTGGAGGAGGCGCTGGACGTCTTCCGCTCCGTCGGCTACGCCCACGGCGAGGCCCATGCCCTGCGGCGGGCCGGCCAGGTGCAGTTACAGATGGGCGAACACGCCGAGGCGGAACGGACCCTGACCGGGGTGCTGGAGATGGTGCGGCACGGCCGGGACATCATCGGCGAGGGGCATCTGCTGCGTAACCTCGGCGAGGTGCACGCCGCCATGGGGCGCTACGCGCAGGCCCGGGACGCCTTCGAGCGCGCCCTGACCGTACGCGAGCAGATCATGGACCACGGCGGAGCGGCGCTGGTGCGGCTGGACCTGGCCCGGCTGCTGGCCCGGGCCGGCGACCCGGTGCCGGCCCGGCAGTTGCTCGACCAGGCCACGCAGACCTTCCGGGCGCGGGGGATGCGGCACGAGACGCGGGAGGCGGAGGGCCTGGCCGAGGAACTCGCCGTCCTGGGCTCCGCCGCCTCCTGA
- a CDS encoding beta-ketoacyl-ACP synthase III, whose protein sequence is MSANVEYRKHTRTAVIAGLGAYVPERAVKNDEIAEQLGVTTDWIRDRTGIEQRFFLEPEGATSDLAVEAGRRALQSCGNPDIDFLVLATCSPDHPFPATAPAVAARLGLRGIAAFDLNAACSGFVYALSVSAGLLATGAYRTGLVIGADAISTILDRSDQITAPIFGDGAGAVVVRAGGHDEQGSITAQMMGSDGDLLDIMKTPAGGSRQRSFGVPTDIDHSYFTMAGRSVYKHAIARMTGAATTVLNEMGWSVDDVDWLVAHQANRRILTATAEAIGIPAEKAVINVDRVANTSAASIPLAFVDAVTAGTFTPGDKVLLAAFGGGATWAAAALTWPELSLTGPAA, encoded by the coding sequence GTGTCGGCGAACGTCGAATACAGGAAGCACACCCGCACGGCCGTCATCGCCGGCCTCGGCGCCTACGTCCCCGAGCGGGCGGTGAAGAACGACGAGATCGCCGAGCAGCTCGGCGTCACCACCGACTGGATCCGCGACCGGACGGGCATCGAGCAACGGTTCTTCCTCGAACCCGAGGGCGCCACCTCCGACCTGGCCGTGGAGGCGGGTCGGCGGGCGCTGCAGTCCTGCGGCAACCCGGACATCGATTTCCTGGTCCTGGCCACGTGCTCCCCCGACCACCCGTTCCCCGCCACCGCCCCGGCCGTCGCCGCCCGCCTCGGCCTCCGGGGCATCGCGGCCTTCGACCTCAACGCCGCCTGCTCCGGCTTCGTCTACGCGCTCTCGGTCAGCGCCGGACTGCTGGCCACCGGCGCGTACCGCACCGGGCTGGTGATCGGCGCCGACGCCATCTCGACGATCCTCGACAGGTCGGACCAGATCACCGCCCCGATCTTCGGCGACGGCGCTGGCGCGGTGGTCGTACGGGCCGGCGGCCACGACGAGCAGGGCAGCATCACCGCCCAGATGATGGGCAGTGACGGCGACCTGCTGGACATCATGAAGACTCCCGCCGGCGGGTCCCGGCAACGCTCGTTCGGCGTGCCCACCGACATCGACCACAGCTACTTCACCATGGCCGGCCGGTCCGTCTACAAACACGCCATCGCCCGGATGACCGGCGCCGCCACGACCGTGCTGAACGAGATGGGCTGGAGCGTCGATGACGTCGACTGGCTCGTCGCCCACCAGGCCAACCGCCGCATCCTCACCGCCACCGCCGAGGCCATCGGCATCCCCGCCGAGAAGGCCGTCATCAACGTCGACAGGGTGGCCAACACCTCCGCCGCGTCCATTCCGCTGGCCTTCGTCGACGCGGTCACCGCCGGCACCTTCACCCCCGGCGACAAGGTGCTGCTGGCTGCCTTCGGTGGTGGCGCCACCTGGGCTGCCGCCGCACTCACCTGGCCCGAGCTGAGCCTCACCGGCCCGGCCGCCTGA